The following are encoded in a window of Alistipes sp. ZOR0009 genomic DNA:
- a CDS encoding family 16 glycosylhydrolase — MKRLVCIAATILLIGGVLDSGSPISAKEKTPDKTGYKLLWADEFDKSGSPNSAIWTAEEGGHGWGNNEFQFYTKRKKNVEVKNGKLYITALKEAYKNKDYTSARLITKGKKDFTYGRVEVYAKLPAGKGTWPAIWMLGSNIGSVPWPACGEIDIMEHVGFDMNVVHGSIHTKAYNHPAGTQKTTKTVVDNVAGKFHLYAVEWTPKKVDFFIDGSKFFSYQPDEYSIDKWPFSAPCFVILNLAIGGNWGGEVDNSSFPKVLEVDYVRVYQPL; from the coding sequence ATGAAACGACTTGTTTGTATAGCAGCAACGATATTGCTTATAGGGGGAGTGTTGGATTCCGGAAGCCCCATATCTGCAAAAGAGAAGACTCCTGATAAAACGGGCTACAAGCTACTTTGGGCCGATGAGTTTGATAAATCAGGGAGTCCCAACTCTGCAATTTGGACTGCAGAAGAGGGCGGTCATGGTTGGGGAAATAATGAGTTTCAGTTTTACACTAAGCGTAAAAAGAACGTAGAGGTGAAAAACGGGAAACTTTATATTACAGCCCTTAAGGAAGCCTATAAGAATAAAGATTACACCTCGGCAAGGTTGATTACCAAGGGCAAGAAAGACTTTACCTACGGAAGAGTTGAGGTTTATGCGAAGCTTCCTGCCGGTAAAGGGACTTGGCCTGCAATCTGGATGCTCGGATCGAATATTGGTTCGGTACCTTGGCCAGCCTGCGGTGAGATAGATATTATGGAGCATGTTGGATTTGATATGAACGTGGTTCATGGTTCTATTCATACCAAGGCGTACAACCATCCTGCAGGCACTCAAAAAACGACCAAAACGGTGGTTGATAATGTTGCTGGTAAATTTCACCTCTATGCCGTAGAGTGGACTCCTAAAAAGGTTGATTTTTTTATTGATGGCTCAAAATTTTTCAGCTATCAACCCGATGAATACAGTATTGATAAATGGCCTTTTAGTGCACCTTGCTTTGTTATTTTAAACTTGGCAATTGGTGGTAATTGGGGCGGTGAAGTAGATAATTCTTCGTTTCCGAAAGTTTTAGAAGTTGATTACGTAAGGGTTTATCAGCCCTTATAA
- a CDS encoding glycoside hydrolase family 3 N-terminal domain-containing protein, with amino-acid sequence MKKVALGFTLILSMLGVNAQNSTAIDKKVNALLKQMTLEEKVGQMCQLTLNSIGEGPDIFTSVEPYRVDDGRIKRAIVDYKVGSILNTSNNRALSLEQWHQVAVRIHEEAMKTRMKIPVIFGIDAIHGVNYTQGSTLFPQELAMAATWNRDLVQRGAAITSYEMRASSIPWNFSPVLDLGLDPRWPRFWETFGEDPYLTSEMGVQMIKGYQGAQNNVAAFDKGAACLKHFLGYSVPVSGKDRTPALIPENYLREYHLPSFKAAIEQGAKTLMVNSGIINGESVHASRRILTDLLKKELKFKGVVVTDWADIENLYKRDRIAATPKEAVKLSVNAGIDMSMVPYSVDFCDYLIQLVKEGEVKMERIDDAVSRILKLKYELGLFEKPITDYKEYTQFGSKEFEKSSYSAACEAITLLKNENVLPLSKGVKVLVTGPNANSMRTLNGGWSYSWQGEKTEEFAQKYNTILEAVTSKFGKENVLYEAGVEYNMKGVYHDEIMGDFNAVQQKAAQADYIIACIGENSYTEKPGDLQDLYLSENQENLVRELAKSGKPIILILNEGRPRIISRIERLVKGVVMAYLPGNFGGDALADVLAGDVNPSGKLPFTYPAYPNSLIAYHHKPAEEQKKSEGAYDYNGEFTPQYPFGFGLSYTSFTYSQLALSGKNMGKDGSLEVTVKVKNSGSRDGMEVVKLFVSDVVASLTPDVKRLKGFQKIALKPGEEKLVTFRLTPSDLKFVDLSNRSVAEKGEFVVEVANLSSSFNLTENILF; translated from the coding sequence ATGAAAAAAGTAGCACTTGGTTTTACGCTAATACTCTCTATGTTGGGAGTTAATGCACAAAATAGTACAGCAATAGATAAAAAGGTCAATGCCCTTTTGAAGCAGATGACCTTAGAAGAGAAAGTTGGGCAGATGTGCCAGCTTACTCTTAATTCTATTGGCGAAGGGCCTGATATTTTTACGTCGGTTGAACCCTATAGGGTGGATGATGGCCGCATAAAAAGGGCAATTGTAGACTACAAGGTTGGCTCCATCTTGAATACCTCTAATAATAGAGCACTTTCACTAGAGCAGTGGCATCAGGTAGCCGTTCGTATTCATGAAGAGGCAATGAAAACCCGCATGAAAATTCCCGTAATTTTTGGGATAGATGCCATACATGGTGTTAACTACACGCAGGGATCTACGCTATTTCCACAGGAGCTGGCGATGGCTGCAACATGGAATCGAGATCTTGTACAAAGAGGGGCGGCTATTACCTCCTACGAAATGAGGGCTTCGTCTATTCCTTGGAACTTTTCTCCAGTACTGGATTTAGGTTTAGATCCTCGTTGGCCTCGTTTTTGGGAAACTTTTGGGGAAGATCCCTACTTGACTTCAGAGATGGGTGTGCAGATGATAAAAGGTTATCAAGGAGCTCAGAACAACGTTGCTGCGTTCGATAAGGGGGCTGCCTGTTTGAAGCACTTCCTTGGCTACTCTGTTCCCGTAAGCGGAAAGGATAGGACGCCAGCGCTTATTCCAGAAAACTATTTGAGAGAGTACCATTTGCCATCATTTAAGGCTGCCATTGAGCAGGGTGCTAAAACATTGATGGTTAATTCGGGCATAATAAATGGAGAGTCGGTGCATGCAAGCCGTCGTATCCTTACTGATTTGTTGAAGAAGGAGTTGAAGTTTAAGGGTGTTGTTGTGACGGATTGGGCTGATATTGAGAATCTTTATAAGCGTGATAGAATTGCGGCAACGCCCAAAGAGGCGGTGAAACTCTCTGTTAATGCAGGCATAGATATGTCTATGGTTCCTTATTCTGTCGATTTTTGCGACTACCTGATACAGCTTGTAAAAGAAGGAGAGGTGAAGATGGAAAGGATTGATGATGCTGTAAGCCGTATTCTTAAGTTGAAGTATGAGCTGGGCCTTTTTGAAAAGCCAATTACCGATTACAAAGAATATACTCAATTTGGATCTAAGGAGTTTGAGAAATCATCGTATAGTGCCGCCTGTGAGGCCATAACATTGCTTAAGAATGAAAATGTTTTACCACTTAGCAAAGGGGTGAAGGTTTTGGTGACAGGCCCTAATGCTAACTCTATGAGAACTCTTAATGGAGGTTGGAGCTACTCGTGGCAAGGCGAAAAAACCGAAGAGTTTGCCCAGAAGTACAATACAATACTGGAAGCAGTAACCAGCAAGTTTGGGAAAGAAAACGTGCTGTACGAAGCCGGAGTAGAGTATAACATGAAGGGTGTTTATCATGACGAGATTATGGGTGATTTTAATGCCGTACAGCAAAAGGCTGCTCAGGCAGATTATATAATTGCCTGTATTGGCGAAAACTCGTATACCGAGAAACCTGGTGATCTTCAGGATTTGTACTTATCGGAGAATCAGGAAAATTTGGTAAGAGAGTTGGCCAAGAGTGGTAAGCCCATTATTCTTATTTTGAATGAAGGACGTCCGCGTATAATAAGCCGAATAGAGCGTCTTGTAAAGGGTGTGGTAATGGCTTACCTTCCAGGTAACTTTGGCGGAGATGCGTTGGCAGATGTTTTGGCCGGAGATGTAAATCCTTCCGGAAAGCTCCCATTTACCTATCCTGCATATCCTAACTCTTTAATCGCCTACCACCATAAGCCAGCCGAAGAGCAAAAAAAGTCGGAGGGAGCTTATGACTATAATGGCGAATTTACGCCTCAGTATCCCTTTGGTTTCGGACTTTCATACACCTCGTTTACTTATAGCCAGCTTGCCTTGTCTGGTAAAAATATGGGTAAGGATGGCTCTTTAGAGGTTACCGTAAAGGTGAAAAATAGCGGAAGCAGAGACGGAATGGAGGTTGTAAAGCTATTTGTTTCGGACGTTGTGGCTTCATTAACCCCCGATGTTAAAAGATTAAAAGGATTCCAGAAGATTGCTCTTAAGCCAGGGGAGGAGAAGTTGGTAACCTTCCGTTTAACGCCTAGCGATCTGAAGTTTGTAGATCTTAGCAACAGATCTGTAGCCGAAAAGGGTGAGTTTGTGGTTGAGGTGGCAAACCTTTCTAGCTCATTCAACCTGACAGAGAACATTCTATTTTAG
- a CDS encoding GntR family transcriptional regulator, producing the protein MDKLDYIKIDSKLSVSKYKQIVNSIVSSIGDGLLKKGDRMPSINAICSRFELSRDTVLAAYNDLKSRGILSAHPGKAYYIESTNVDVEQNIMLLYDELNAFKEEMYNSFIKRINGKANVDLYFHNFNRKIFDYLLRENNYKYTAYVIMPTQFTDIAEIIRELNGKVYILDQLPIELKYRYPAVYQNFDKQVYAGLSEAKHLILKYRKIIFVYPGGKEPESELRGFIRFCKEIGMPFEISSDLVERTPRQGEAYMVVNDQHLVEIVKLARANLLEIGKDLGIISLNDTPLKEVVANGITTISTNFGMMGEILAEQILQKKSEQIENPFSLIVRESL; encoded by the coding sequence ATGGATAAACTTGATTACATAAAAATAGACAGTAAGCTTTCTGTTTCGAAGTATAAGCAAATTGTAAACTCCATAGTGAGTTCGATAGGCGATGGCCTTTTGAAGAAGGGGGATCGGATGCCTTCTATAAATGCAATTTGTAGCAGATTTGAGCTATCGCGCGATACGGTTCTTGCAGCGTACAACGATCTTAAATCTCGAGGAATCTTATCCGCTCATCCGGGGAAGGCCTACTACATCGAATCTACCAATGTGGATGTCGAGCAGAATATCATGCTTCTGTACGACGAGCTAAATGCTTTTAAGGAGGAGATGTACAACTCCTTTATAAAAAGAATTAACGGGAAGGCAAACGTCGATCTATACTTCCACAACTTCAACCGTAAGATTTTCGACTATCTACTTCGCGAGAATAACTACAAGTATACTGCCTACGTAATCATGCCTACGCAGTTTACCGATATTGCGGAGATAATACGCGAACTGAATGGGAAGGTGTATATCCTAGACCAACTGCCTATCGAGCTGAAGTATAGGTATCCTGCCGTTTATCAGAATTTTGATAAGCAGGTGTACGCTGGCCTTTCGGAGGCGAAGCATCTTATATTGAAGTATAGGAAAATCATATTTGTTTATCCAGGAGGGAAGGAGCCCGAATCGGAGCTAAGAGGATTTATCCGCTTTTGTAAGGAGATTGGCATGCCTTTCGAAATATCCAGCGATTTGGTGGAGCGCACACCCCGACAGGGTGAGGCCTACATGGTTGTTAACGACCAGCATTTGGTTGAGATCGTTAAGTTGGCGCGGGCCAATCTGCTCGAAATAGGGAAGGATTTGGGTATTATATCGCTAAATGATACCCCTCTAAAGGAGGTGGTTGCCAACGGTATAACGACGATATCAACCAACTTTGGAATGATGGGCGAAATACTTGCAGAGCAAATCCTGCAGAAGAAATCGGAGCAGATAGAGAATCCTTTTTCATTAATTGTTAGAGAGTCACTTTAA
- a CDS encoding sugar phosphate nucleotidyltransferase, whose product MKPTLLILAAGMGSRYGSLKQMDGLGPNGETIMDYSVYDAIRAGFGKVVFVIRENFEKDFREVFSKERYGNKIEVDYVLQELDKIPSQFALNPERTKPWGTNHAVMMAKEVINEPFAVINADDFYGKNAFAVLGKYLSELNGSSNQYCMVGYYLGNTLSEMGAVSRGVCSADTEGNLTSVVERTHIEKLDGVISYKDEAGNLVALGDKTIVSMNMWGFTPDYFEHSDAMFSDFLANNMENIKSEFFIPLVVNNLISTGTAKLRVLDTDAQWFGVTYQGDRPAVIEKLNSLIAKGEYPNNLWA is encoded by the coding sequence ATGAAACCTACATTGTTGATACTCGCAGCGGGTATGGGTAGCCGCTACGGTAGCTTAAAGCAGATGGACGGTCTTGGACCTAACGGGGAAACAATCATGGACTATTCGGTGTATGATGCCATCCGTGCTGGCTTTGGGAAGGTCGTTTTTGTTATCCGTGAAAACTTTGAGAAAGATTTTAGAGAAGTTTTTTCGAAGGAGCGATACGGAAATAAAATCGAGGTGGATTATGTTTTGCAGGAGCTGGATAAAATTCCAAGCCAGTTTGCCCTTAATCCAGAAAGAACCAAACCTTGGGGAACCAACCATGCTGTTATGATGGCGAAGGAGGTTATTAACGAGCCTTTTGCTGTTATCAATGCCGACGACTTCTATGGCAAAAATGCTTTTGCGGTGCTTGGTAAGTATCTTTCGGAGTTAAACGGAAGTTCTAACCAGTACTGTATGGTGGGCTACTATCTTGGGAATACCCTTTCTGAGATGGGGGCTGTTTCGAGAGGTGTTTGCTCGGCTGATACCGAAGGAAACTTGACAAGCGTTGTTGAGCGTACCCATATTGAAAAGCTGGACGGAGTGATCAGCTACAAGGATGAAGCGGGCAACCTCGTTGCTCTAGGCGATAAAACTATCGTCTCGATGAACATGTGGGGCTTTACTCCCGACTACTTCGAGCACTCAGATGCTATGTTTAGCGATTTCCTTGCAAACAACATGGAGAATATCAAATCTGAATTTTTTATTCCATTGGTGGTAAACAATCTAATTAGTACTGGTACAGCGAAACTTCGTGTTTTGGATACCGATGCGCAATGGTTTGGAGTTACCTATCAAGGTGATCGTCCTGCGGTTATCGAGAAATTGAATAGCCTTATTGCAAAAGGAGAGTATCCTAATAACTTGTGGGCATAA
- a CDS encoding aldose epimerase family protein: MRVSVDKFGVTPQNEQVDIVTIESDNGSYIKLTNYGAKLVALVVPDSEGRLDDIVLGYNTLDGYLVGNRFFGSNPGRYANRIKGAQLTIDGVTYKLPANEGENLLHGGEKAFDGVIWSYEIQENSVSFQYLSPDGENGFPGALDTTITYRWTKDFKLIIDYRATTSKPTHVNLTHHSYFNLDGEGAGSIADHKIAIDASHYLEVGEGLIPTGRYLSVDGTPLDLRHEQRIGDVADSDFPAMKSALGFDHCYVLDHKNEAMSHCARVFSPKSGRTMDVFTTLPGLQFYSCNHVASEVAGKSGVGYPIRSSLCLEPQFFPNTPNIGTFPSTLLVPNQEYNQTIIYQFNFKTQ, from the coding sequence ATGAGAGTTTCAGTCGACAAATTTGGTGTTACCCCACAAAACGAGCAGGTTGACATAGTTACCATCGAGAGCGATAACGGCTCCTACATTAAGCTGACCAACTATGGAGCAAAGCTTGTCGCTTTGGTTGTTCCCGATAGCGAGGGGCGCTTAGACGATATCGTATTAGGGTACAACACGCTTGATGGCTACCTAGTTGGGAATCGTTTTTTTGGATCGAATCCTGGGCGTTATGCCAACCGTATAAAGGGGGCACAGCTTACCATCGATGGAGTAACCTACAAGCTGCCCGCCAATGAAGGTGAAAACCTGCTTCATGGCGGAGAAAAAGCTTTCGATGGCGTTATTTGGAGCTACGAAATTCAGGAGAACAGCGTATCGTTTCAGTACCTGAGCCCAGATGGGGAAAACGGATTCCCCGGTGCGCTGGATACAACGATTACCTACAGATGGACTAAGGACTTTAAGCTGATTATAGACTATAGGGCTACAACGAGCAAGCCTACTCATGTCAACTTAACGCATCATTCGTACTTTAACTTAGATGGAGAGGGCGCAGGATCTATTGCAGATCATAAAATAGCTATTGATGCATCTCATTATTTGGAGGTTGGCGAAGGGCTTATTCCAACAGGCAGATATCTTTCGGTAGATGGCACCCCGTTGGATTTGAGGCATGAGCAGCGAATAGGTGATGTTGCTGATAGCGACTTCCCAGCAATGAAAAGTGCGCTAGGTTTTGACCATTGCTACGTGCTAGACCATAAGAATGAGGCTATGAGTCATTGTGCTCGTGTATTTTCGCCTAAGTCTGGACGAACAATGGACGTGTTTACAACATTACCCGGACTCCAATTTTACTCCTGCAACCATGTTGCCAGCGAGGTGGCTGGTAAATCAGGCGTAGGATATCCAATTAGAAGTTCGCTATGCTTGGAACCGCAGTTTTTTCCCAACACTCCCAACATTGGAACTTTTCCAAGTACCTTACTTGTACCTAACCAGGAATACAATCAAACAATTATTTATCAGTTTAACTTTAAAACACAGTAA
- a CDS encoding sodium/sugar symporter: protein MSFSTLDYCVLMAYILIIISVGLWVSRNKGGKKKNASEYFIADKSLKWWVIGTSLIASNISAEQFIAMSGSGFAIGMGIASYEFMAALTLIIVAVFFLPIFLKKGIYTMPEFLEQRYDKRVKTVMAIFWLVVFIFVNLASILYLGALTIKNVLFEGQSLLISGVVVDPLWIGIIALGLLAASFAIFGGLKAVAVTDVVQVVFLIGGGLVTTFVALKALGQGNAFDGFISLTRDHKDHFDMILTQGKTMIADGKGGMKDAYIDLPGISVLIGGMWIANLYYWGCNQFIIQRALAAKSIGEAQKGLAFAGFLKLLLPLIVVIPGIVAFALNADISKPDEAYPWLLSNIVPTGIKGLAFAALVAAIIGSVAGMLNSISTIFTMDIYKGFINKTASQNNLVLTGRISAGVALIIAFPVAIMLQNLDQAFQFIQEFTGFVSPGALAIFLLGFFWKKASANGALLAALGTFIFSVLFKFLTPSLPFMDRMGIVFLLCVLVMVVTAYIEGAKPSEKAITITPDMFKTTTKFKISAALIVIILTVIYTIWW from the coding sequence ATGTCATTTTCAACATTAGACTACTGCGTGCTGATGGCCTACATCCTAATTATAATTAGTGTAGGATTGTGGGTTTCTCGAAACAAAGGTGGCAAAAAGAAGAATGCCTCGGAATACTTTATTGCCGATAAAAGCCTTAAATGGTGGGTTATCGGAACTTCACTTATTGCAAGTAACATCTCTGCCGAACAATTTATTGCCATGTCAGGATCGGGATTTGCAATTGGTATGGGGATCGCTTCCTACGAGTTTATGGCCGCGCTTACGCTTATTATTGTTGCGGTTTTCTTCCTGCCTATCTTTCTGAAAAAGGGCATCTATACCATGCCTGAGTTCTTAGAGCAGCGTTACGATAAGCGCGTAAAAACCGTAATGGCCATCTTTTGGCTTGTTGTTTTTATCTTCGTAAACCTTGCATCTATTCTTTACCTAGGGGCGTTAACCATTAAGAATGTTCTTTTCGAGGGGCAAAGCCTGCTAATATCCGGGGTGGTGGTTGATCCGCTTTGGATTGGTATTATTGCACTAGGCCTTTTAGCGGCCTCTTTTGCCATCTTTGGTGGTCTTAAGGCGGTTGCTGTTACTGACGTGGTGCAGGTGGTATTTCTTATTGGTGGTGGATTGGTAACCACTTTTGTAGCCCTTAAGGCGCTTGGACAAGGTAATGCTTTTGATGGTTTTATCTCTCTTACTCGCGATCATAAGGATCACTTTGATATGATTTTAACCCAAGGTAAGACGATGATTGCCGATGGGAAGGGTGGGATGAAAGATGCCTACATCGACCTTCCTGGTATTAGCGTGCTTATTGGGGGAATGTGGATTGCTAACCTTTACTACTGGGGATGTAACCAGTTTATTATTCAGCGTGCGCTTGCTGCCAAAAGTATTGGTGAAGCTCAGAAGGGTTTGGCCTTTGCTGGATTCCTTAAGCTGCTTTTGCCTCTTATTGTTGTTATTCCAGGTATCGTCGCTTTTGCTTTAAATGCAGATATCAGCAAGCCTGATGAGGCATACCCTTGGTTGTTGTCTAACATTGTCCCTACAGGGATTAAAGGATTGGCTTTTGCGGCTCTTGTTGCGGCCATCATTGGTTCTGTTGCTGGTATGCTTAACAGTATTTCTACCATCTTTACCATGGATATCTACAAGGGATTCATTAATAAGACCGCTTCGCAAAACAACCTGGTGCTTACAGGACGTATTTCGGCCGGGGTAGCGCTTATCATTGCCTTCCCAGTTGCAATTATGCTTCAAAATCTCGATCAAGCTTTCCAGTTCATTCAGGAATTTACGGGTTTTGTTAGTCCTGGAGCTTTGGCAATCTTCTTGCTTGGGTTCTTCTGGAAGAAGGCTTCTGCAAATGGTGCGCTACTTGCCGCACTTGGTACATTTATCTTCTCGGTCCTATTCAAGTTCTTAACCCCATCGCTTCCTTTTATGGATCGTATGGGCATCGTATTCCTTCTTTGCGTTCTTGTTATGGTGGTTACGGCTTATATCGAAGGTGCTAAACCTAGCGAGAAGGCTATTACTATCACGCCCGATATGTTTAAGACTACGACTAAGTTTAAGATATCTGCGGCCTTAATTGTTATTATTCTTACTGTAATTTACACCATTTGGTGGTAA
- the galK gene encoding galactokinase, with protein MLLDKISNLFKEKYSTSGAVFAAPGRVNLIGEHTDYNLGFVLPGAIDKAIFLEIRLNGTDSFNVASVDFNEETTFKADGQKSSYSWANYIIGVIMEIKEISGKVSQGFDCVFGGNVPLGGGMSSSAALESAFAFAINELNGFGLSKMELAKVGQMAEHHYAGVRCGIMDQFASLHGEEGKLMKLDCRSLEYELVPFKLQDHKVILLDTNVKHSLASTEYNVRRGQCEEGVAAIAKRHPEVHSLRDVTPEMLEVVRSEVDPVTMMRCEYVVEENIRLSNACKALAAGDIQTFGKEMFGSHEGLSKKYAVSCQELDFLVDIAKSTPGVIGSRMMGGGFGGCTISVVANEVHDQFVQNATVEFEKQFGQKPLVYDVVISSGARRLS; from the coding sequence ATGCTTTTAGATAAGATAAGTAATCTTTTTAAGGAAAAATATAGCACCTCTGGAGCGGTTTTCGCTGCTCCAGGGCGTGTTAACCTAATAGGAGAGCACACAGATTACAATTTAGGTTTTGTTTTACCCGGCGCTATCGATAAGGCCATATTTTTAGAAATCAGGCTTAACGGTACCGATTCTTTTAACGTGGCATCGGTAGATTTTAATGAGGAAACCACCTTTAAGGCCGATGGTCAAAAATCTTCCTACTCTTGGGCCAACTACATTATTGGCGTTATTATGGAGATTAAGGAGATTTCTGGTAAGGTGTCGCAAGGTTTTGACTGCGTTTTTGGAGGTAATGTACCTTTAGGTGGCGGAATGTCTTCTTCTGCGGCGCTTGAAAGCGCTTTCGCTTTTGCTATTAACGAGCTAAACGGCTTTGGACTTTCTAAGATGGAGCTAGCAAAGGTTGGGCAGATGGCCGAGCATCACTATGCTGGCGTTCGTTGTGGTATAATGGACCAGTTTGCTTCGTTGCATGGCGAAGAGGGCAAGTTAATGAAGTTGGACTGCCGATCTTTAGAGTATGAACTGGTTCCTTTTAAGTTGCAAGATCATAAGGTGATTCTTCTCGATACCAACGTAAAGCATTCGCTTGCCTCTACCGAGTATAACGTACGCCGAGGTCAATGCGAAGAGGGTGTTGCTGCAATTGCCAAAAGGCATCCAGAGGTACACAGTTTACGTGATGTAACTCCCGAAATGTTAGAAGTGGTAAGATCTGAGGTTGACCCTGTTACCATGATGCGTTGCGAATATGTAGTTGAGGAAAACATTCGTTTGAGCAATGCATGTAAAGCACTTGCTGCTGGTGATATCCAAACGTTTGGCAAGGAGATGTTCGGGTCGCATGAAGGGCTATCTAAAAAGTATGCTGTTAGCTGCCAAGAGCTCGATTTTCTTGTAGATATTGCAAAGAGTACTCCAGGGGTTATTGGTTCGCGTATGATGGGAGGTGGATTTGGTGGTTGTACCATTAGCGTGGTTGCCAACGAAGTTCACGACCAGTTTGTACAAAATGCAACTGTTGAATTTGAGAAGCAGTTTGGCCAAAAGCCGCTTGTATATGATGTGGTTATCAGCAGTGGTGCTCGTAGATTGTCATAG
- a CDS encoding flavin reductase family protein: MLKKININDLKQSATKLIGKDWMLVTAGNTESCNTMTASWGGLGELWNRPVAFIFVRPTRYTYEFIERENFFTLSFFEEKHRKTLQLCGTISGRKSDKIAESGLTPVASDNGSVFFQEAKLVLECKKLYFADLNPENFLDQNIEKHYPHKDYHRVYVAEIVNTYAK; this comes from the coding sequence ATGCTTAAAAAGATAAACATAAACGACCTAAAGCAAAGCGCCACCAAGCTAATAGGCAAGGATTGGATGCTTGTTACCGCAGGTAACACCGAAAGCTGTAATACGATGACCGCATCGTGGGGAGGACTGGGCGAACTATGGAATAGGCCTGTTGCCTTTATCTTTGTAAGACCAACACGTTATACCTACGAGTTTATTGAACGGGAAAACTTTTTTACCCTTTCATTTTTTGAAGAGAAACATCGCAAGACCCTACAGCTTTGCGGAACCATTTCGGGACGGAAGTCTGATAAAATAGCCGAATCGGGGCTAACCCCCGTTGCTTCCGACAACGGAAGCGTGTTCTTTCAGGAGGCAAAGTTGGTGCTAGAGTGTAAGAAACTCTACTTTGCAGACCTTAACCCAGAAAACTTTTTGGATCAAAACATTGAAAAGCACTATCCGCACAAGGATTACCACCGAGTGTACGTAGCTGAAATCGTTAACACCTACGCAAAATAG
- a CDS encoding DMT family transporter — MHPHIGQIAALATAFCWTVTGVTYQIAGRKIGSVNVNMIRMVIALVLLSSYSFFAYGSFLPTSASLHNIVWLSLSGLVGFVIGDLCLFQAYVLIGARISMLVMTLSSPIAAIFGWLIMGETMSPLSLVGMALTLGGIALVILERPTAEEEGTSRIGLKYPTKGLLLALGGAFGQGFGLVLSKYGIGNFNPIQGTQIRAIAALVGFTIFFFAIRQWGIFFKSLNRPKVISVVAIGSIFGPFLGVSLSLFAVQHATTGVASTIMSIMPIIIIPVSVVIFKEKVTVKEIIGAVIAIAGVALFFL; from the coding sequence ATGCATCCTCACATTGGTCAAATTGCAGCGTTAGCTACAGCCTTCTGCTGGACTGTTACTGGTGTTACCTACCAAATTGCAGGTCGTAAGATAGGATCGGTTAATGTAAACATGATTCGGATGGTTATAGCGCTTGTGCTGCTCTCTTCCTATAGCTTTTTTGCCTACGGAAGTTTTCTCCCGACCAGTGCATCTTTGCATAACATTGTTTGGCTTTCATTGTCGGGGCTGGTGGGCTTCGTTATAGGGGATTTATGTCTTTTCCAGGCTTACGTGCTTATTGGAGCTCGCATTTCCATGCTTGTAATGACGCTTAGCTCTCCCATTGCAGCTATCTTTGGTTGGCTTATTATGGGTGAAACGATGAGTCCGCTTAGCTTAGTTGGCATGGCGCTTACCTTAGGTGGTATTGCGCTGGTTATACTTGAGCGGCCTACTGCCGAGGAGGAGGGAACTTCGCGTATAGGGTTAAAGTATCCTACTAAAGGGTTGCTTCTTGCCCTTGGAGGTGCATTTGGGCAGGGATTTGGATTGGTGTTAAGTAAATATGGGATTGGTAATTTTAATCCTATACAAGGAACTCAGATACGTGCTATTGCGGCACTGGTTGGGTTTACGATCTTTTTCTTTGCAATTAGGCAGTGGGGCATATTTTTTAAGTCGCTCAATCGTCCTAAAGTCATAAGCGTGGTTGCCATTGGTTCCATATTTGGACCGTTCTTAGGCGTGTCGTTATCGCTATTTGCGGTGCAGCATGCTACTACTGGTGTTGCCTCAACCATTATGTCCATTATGCCTATTATCATCATTCCTGTGTCGGTAGTAATATTTAAGGAGAAGGTTACCGTAAAGGAAATTATCGGAGCGGTTATCGCCATTGCAGGTGTTGCACTTTTCTTCCTGTAG
- a CDS encoding FtsB family cell division protein, with translation MEEQEQQQAKPPKGSSLKGHPIVRSFRQALVVLRNKYALTIVVFLVWLTFFDRYNLVDMLENTSKIGDMKDEMDYYRTKITEDSTRIQELTSNNENLEKYAREQYLMKQADEEIFIVK, from the coding sequence ATGGAAGAACAGGAACAACAGCAAGCGAAACCACCCAAAGGATCTTCTTTAAAAGGTCATCCCATTGTGCGCTCGTTTAGGCAGGCGCTGGTGGTGTTAAGGAATAAGTATGCGCTTACTATCGTCGTATTTTTGGTTTGGTTAACCTTCTTTGATCGTTACAATTTGGTAGATATGCTCGAGAATACCTCTAAAATTGGTGATATGAAGGATGAAATGGATTACTACAGAACCAAAATCACCGAAGATAGTACCCGAATCCAAGAACTCACCTCTAACAATGAGAACTTGGAAAAGTACGCGCGCGAGCAGTACCTTATGAAGCAGGCTGATGAGGAAATATTTATTGTGAAGTAG